The nucleotide window CCGGAGCGTTTTCTTTCTAAAGATGAAATTTTTTATCTAGAATGGTGTCAACAGCTTTGTCAAGATTTCGGTGGGGAATTTTTGCGGGTGACTCATCCTGATGTAGCTAAAGCGATCGCTGAAGTTGCCGAACAGCATCATATCACTCAAGTGGTGATTGGGCAAAGTTTAAAGAGTCGATGGAATTTATTGTTAAAAGGGTCTATTGTTCAACGTTTAATGCGTTATCTTAAAGAAGTAGATTTACATATTATTGCTACTACTTTTGTAACAATTTTTTACGTTCATAAATTTCTTCTCTTTTAAACGAAGAGAAACTATTATTTCACCCCCCATCAAAAAGCTATGAATTTCTCTGTTATTTTAGATGTTGTCATTAGTTTTAGTTTTATTTACTTAGTTTTAAGTTTAGTTGCCTCAGAAATACAAGAACTTATTACAACTGTTTTGCAATGGAGGTCTAGACATTTAAAATACTCGATTGCTAAACTATTTGATGAAAATAATAACGGAACAGAACTCACGGAAAAACTTTGGGAAAGTTCTTTAATTAAAAGTTTGTACCAAACCGGAAAATTTAAACCTAAACCAGTTAAGTTTGAAGGGCCTTCTTACATTGATGGTAAACTTTTTTCTGAAGCCTTGTTATGTATTATTTTTGATTGTGATGATAATTTTCCCGAAACTATAGATAGAGCTATTGAAAGAATCAAAGACACTCCCTTAATTAAATCTGAAAATTTAAAAACTAATCTTTTATCACTAGGAAAACTGGCTAAAGTTAAAGTAGAAGCCGGACAAAATGAATTTCGTCAATTTCAACATGAAATAGAAAATTGGTTTGATAACTCTATGGCGAGAGCGTCGGGGGCTTATAAAAGAAATGCTAAAGGTGTAGCTCTGATTATTGCTTTTGTTCTTGCTATTGTTGTCAATGCTGATACAGTTTATATTCTTAATAGTCTCTCAAAAAATGGCACGTTAAGACAGTCTATTAATCAAGTTGCAGAAAATGTAATTTTATCTAATTCTGAAGCCGTTTCTTCCTGTTTAGCAACAGCAGAAAGTGATGCCAATCAAAATCAATGTTTAAATCCGATTAAAAATCAAATTGATACAACCTTTAATGATTTATCTCCTCTTCCTATCGGTTGGGACTTATCAAACCCTTGGAATAGACAATTTAATCCTTTGACTCCAAAAGCTATCTTTAAAGTGTTTATTGGTTGGGGAGTGAGTGCGGTCGCTATTTCTATGGGCGCTCCTTTTTGGTTTGAATTTCTCAACAAATTTGTCAATATTCGCAATACAGGAAAAAAACCAAACAATAGTCAGTAAATAATGGATAATTGATAATGGACAATGGATAATGAAAATAATAATAAAATAATCAATAATTATGATTTATTAATAATAATGATGTTGAACTCAAAACCTATTATTATCAATTATCAATTATCCATTATCCATTATCCATTATCCATTAACTATTATGAGGTTCTCCAAATAGAACAACAGAACAAGTTAACTTTTTCAACAATTGAGTGGTAACATCACTAACCGCTAACCCCGCAACAGTACGACGACGCATAGAACGAAGGATAACCATATCATAATCATGAGAAACTTGTAACACAGCTTGAGCCACATTATCATTGCGAATCGTTCTCACCGTCATTTCAATGGTAGGTTGAAGTTGTTCAACGACTTGTGAGAGTTCTTTTTCAAAAGTCACCATTTCAGCTTTAGGCGTTTTGCGATCGCAAACCCGTAATAAGGTAACTTGTGCCTGATTAGTTTGGGCAAACTGTTGGGTAAACCGGATGATGTGCATAATTTGAGGGGAGAGATATTTCACCGGAATCAACACCCGATGAATATTCATAGGTTCTTTTAACAGACGCATAACAGCTACAGGACAATGGGAAGACCAAAACACTTTATCAATCATGTTTCCAAACAAACGAGCTTGAAAACTGGTATTAGCACTCCATCCCATGACGATTAAATTGGCGTTGTATTCTTTAGCTGTGCGACAAATTCCGTTAGCAACATCGTCATCAATTCTAATAATTGGTTTAGTTTCTACTGCAAATTCCTGACTAATTGCTAAGGCTCGATCTAATAATAGTCGACTATTTTGTAAGCCTAGATCTTGAATCGGATCATCCATGTGAGTATGAGCCGGAGTGATCGATAAAGGAACAATAATCCCTGAACTATAACGAGCTAACAAAGCGGCCATTGTGATTAAATCTCGTTCAGTCCGGGGATTATAAATAGGAACAACAACGGTAAAAACTTCAGAAAGGGTTGAATGTTCTGAGGGAGTGTCAACTTCAGGAATGATGTCTAAATTGGCTTTTGGAGTGGGTAATCTTCGGGCAAATTTGTCGGTTAAAACTGGCCCTAAAATAGATGTGACCAACATTAAAACAATAATGGTACTTAAAACTGACTCATTGATTAATCTTTCTTGGTTTGCATTAACCGTTTCATAAGCCACTAAAGCGGCGGCTAGAGTGGCAGCAACTTGGGGAAGGGAAAGAGACCACATGGTTAACCCTTCATCCCATTGATAACGGTAAATAAATTTAATCACTAATGCGGCGACTAATTTAGAAAGAATTAATCCCCCAACAATTCCAATGACTAACAATGAATCTGATTGAATGGTTTCAATAAAGGTGGGAACATCTAATAGTAATCCCATGCCAATAAAGAAAAAGGGAATAAATAAGGTACTGCCCACAAACTCAATTTTTTCTTCTACAGGGCCTCCTCCTAATACATCATTAACCGCTAATCCCGCTAAAAATGCGCCGACAATCTGCTCAACATTGATTAATTCTGCTC belongs to Gloeothece citriformis PCC 7424 and includes:
- a CDS encoding cation:proton antiporter; its protein translation is MEKILEHIYENPLFSFTILLLVVLILPPIFEKFKLPGLVGLLVAGVLLGQNGLHLIDPKSETMKLFSDIGKIYLMFVAGLEIDLKEFKKTKDRSLTFGFSTFIFPLITGVLVGRWFGFSWNSSFLIGSLLASHTLLGFPIVQQLGKVKNRAVIITVGATIFTDISALLVLAVCVSIHQGDFTPQSLVWQLVTLAIYSAAVLFGLDWAGKEYFRRTGDQEGNQFLFILLALFIASFGAELINVEQIVGAFLAGLAVNDVLGGGPVEEKIEFVGSTLFIPFFFIGMGLLLDVPTFIETIQSDSLLVIGIVGGLILSKLVAALVIKFIYRYQWDEGLTMWSLSLPQVAATLAAALVAYETVNANQERLINESVLSTIIVLMLVTSILGPVLTDKFARRLPTPKANLDIIPEVDTPSEHSTLSEVFTVVVPIYNPRTERDLITMAALLARYSSGIIVPLSITPAHTHMDDPIQDLGLQNSRLLLDRALAISQEFAVETKPIIRIDDDVANGICRTAKEYNANLIVMGWSANTSFQARLFGNMIDKVFWSSHCPVAVMRLLKEPMNIHRVLIPVKYLSPQIMHIIRFTQQFAQTNQAQVTLLRVCDRKTPKAEMVTFEKELSQVVEQLQPTIEMTVRTIRNDNVAQAVLQVSHDYDMVILRSMRRRTVAGLAVSDVTTQLLKKLTCSVVLFGEPHNS